AGCTGGATATATTATGAAGCTTACTTATAAAAATAGTATTAGAATATATTCTTTAGCGATAAAAGATGAATTTAAGGGTTTAAAAATAGGCACAAAATTATGCGAAGAACTAATTAATAATGCTAAAGTATTAAATAAAGAAAAGATATTTTTAGAAGTAAGAGTAAGCAATATAAATGCTATTAATTTATACAAAAAATTTCAATTTAAAGAAGAAAAAATCTTAAAAAATTATTATAGCAATGAAGATGGTATTAAAATGACGCTTATATTAAAGCCTAAAAATTAGGCTTTAAGTTTATTTTCTAATATGGGCGTTTCCTATGATTTGATATTTTGTAGTTGTTAATTCATTTAATCCCATAGGACCTCTTGCGTGAAGTTTTTGAGTGCTTATTCCTATTTCAGCCGCATAGCCAAATTCCGCACCATCGCTAAATCTAGTGCTAGCATTTACATATAAAACTGCTGAATCAATCTCATCTAAGAACTTATTAATATTAGTATAATCTTGAGAAATTATCGCTTCTGAATGATTTGTGCTGTATTTTTGAATGTGAAGTATAGCTTCATTAATATCATCTACGATTTTAATAGCTAGTATTAAATCTTCAAATTCTTCTTCCCAATCACTATCATTTGCCTTTTTATAATTTTTTAAAAATTTCTCACACTTAGCACAAACCCTAAGCTCTACATTAGGCATTTTGCTTTCTAATAAAGGCAAAATTTCGCTAGCTATATTTTTATTAATGAGTAAAGTCTCTACACTATTACATACCCCTGGTCTTTGCGTTTTAGCATTATTTATAATATTTATAGCATCATCTATTTTCGCATTATAATCAACATAAATATGGCAATTCCCTACTCCTGTTTGAATACAAGGAATTAGACTATTATTTTTAATTTCATTAATCAAACTAGCACTACCCCTTGGAATTACAACATCTATATAATCATTCGCCCTTAAAAGCTCTTTTACTAAATCCCTGTTAGTATCACTTACAATCTGAACGAAATTCTCATCTAAATCAAATCTTTTTAATACCTTTTGAAAAATTGAAACTAAAAATAAATTAGTATTTAAAGCTTCCTTTCCACCCCTTAAAATCACTACATTAGAACTCTTAAAACATAGTGCAAAAGCATCTACGCAAACATTAGGACGAGATTCAAAAATAATAGCAACTACTCCTAAAGGCACCTTAATTTGCTGCATTTTTAGACCATTTTCTAGAGTCTTTCCAAATACCACCCTACCCACTACATCATCAAGTAAAGCGACATTTCTTAAAGTGCTTATCATATTATTTATTCTATTTTCATTAAGTCTTAACCTATCTACAAAAGCACTTTTTAGATTTGAATTATCATTAATATCTTTAAGGTTTGCTTTTAATAAACCATCAATATTTGCAAGTATTTCATCAGCACAAGAATTTAAAACTTCTTTTTTAATACTTGAATTAAGCTTAGCTAATTTAGTCTTTGCATTTTTTGCATTCTTGCATAAAATATCAATCATTTTTACTCCTTATCAAAAATAGTCCCTATATCAGCACCACTAATTAACTCGCTAATATTCATAGGATTAGAGCCATTTAAAATAGCCATTCTTACACCATTTTTAGCACAATTACTTGCAGCTTGTAATTTTGTCTTCATACCACCTATACTAAACTCACTACCTTTATCTCCGCCCATTTGCATAATCTCATCTGTGATTTTTTCTACATAAGAAATTCTTTTTGCATTAGGATTGTTCTTAGGATTTGATGTATAAAATGCGTCTATATCACTTAAAATTATTAGCAAATCAGCCTTGATTAAACAAGCAACACTAGCTGAAAGGCTATCATTATCACTAAATTCAATCTCATAAGTTGAAATAGTATCATTAGCATTAATTATCGGGATAATTTCGTATTTTAATAAAGTATTTAAAGTATTTTCAGTATTTTGTTTTCTTTGTTCTATTTCAAAATCATCTTTAGTTAGTAAAACTTGTGCTACAAATGAACTAAAATTAGCAAATGCGTTTTGATAAATATGCATAAGCTCTGCTTGACCTATTGCTGCTGCTGCTTGTTTTTCCATAGTAATTGTAGGTCTTTGCTTAAAGCCAAGTTTTTTTGAGCCAACCCCAATCGCACCTGAAGTAACCAATACAACTTCTTTTCCTTGATTTTTCAAATCAGCTAAAACCCAAGCTAACTTATTAATTAATCCTAAGTTTAAATTACCATTTTCATAAGTTAGAGTTGATGTGCCAACTTTGATTACAATTCTTTTGCTATCTTTTAAATTAATTTTTAAATTCTCATTCATATTTTCCCCTTATTTAGAAGAATATTAAATACTTTAAATTAATGCTTAAATATAAAAATTACAAATGAGAATTTAAAATGATTAGAATATAAAATAATAATATTTTACCCCTAATATTAGGGGTAAATTTTAGTAAAATATTATATGAACTTTTTGACTTCCATGAACTCCAAAAACGGTTACAAGCTCAATATCAGATGTTCTACTAGGACCTGCAATATATAAAATATTAGTAGGTAAAATCTCATTTTCAGCCTTTATTCTAGCAAGACCACTAGCAAGTGAAGGCTCAATTTTTGTTTTATCAAGTAGCATAATGCAAAGCATTGGAGCAAGGCTTAACATTCTTGGTTGATTTGCACTTGATTTTACACAAGCAACCCCATGTGAGCTAATAGCAAATTCTACATCAATCACTGAAAAATCACTATGAAAAACTTCACTTCTTAATTCTTCTACGCTTTTATCAAAACAAACTTTTTTACTTGCATTTATTTTTTCTACATCAGCACTTAGGCTTTTTGGATAAATTAAAGATGAATATCCATAAGAGCTTGTGATTTTGTTTATTTCATCATAAACATTCTCTAAGCCACTAACTTCATGAACTTCAAATTTGTTTTCACTCATTTTGGTTTTAGTTTCTTCTAAAGGATTATCGCTTTGTTTTATATGCACACTTGGGTCTATACTTTTATCATTTAACTCATGTCTTACACCACATTCAATTGCGTTTAAAATCTGATTTCTTGAGCGATTGCTTATCTCTTCAATTCTCTTATTCATAAGAAACTCCTTCTAAGTTTTCTAATTCTTTATAAATATTTCCTTTAAGTTCAGGTAAGTCTTTATAAGTAGCCCAATTTTTAAGCACAGGTAGGCTTGTTCCTAGACTTTGTAATAGCCAGTTAAACTTACTTGCGTTACCAATAGCAACTCTCCACATTTTTGGACTTGTAGCAATATCAGCAAACTTAGCAAATCCATAGCTTTCCATTGCACTATGCTCTAATTCATTTGCACCTAGTGGAGCATTGTCCCCAGCTTCGCCTATCTTATCACGGCGTAATTTTCTAATCATACTATCAAGTGGGATTTTTACAGGGCAAACTTCAGAGCAACGACCACATAAAGAACATAAACTTAAAATATCTCCATGCTCTTTCATACCGAATAATTGCGGAGATATAACTTCTCCAATTGGCCCAGGATAAACAGCATCATAACTATGACCGCCGATTTTATCATATACAGGACAAAAGTTCATACAAGCACCACATCTAATGCAGCGTAATGCTTCATAATAATCTTCGTTACTTAAAATATTTGTTCTATGGTTGTTAAATAATATTATATGCACTTCTTTAGGACCATCTAGCTCATCAGCTTTTCTAGGGCCTGTAATAATATTATTATACGCAGGGATAAATTGTCCTGTAGCAGATGGAGTTAATAATGTATCAGTTGTAGCTGCATCAGTAAAACTCTCTACTATTTTTTCAATTCCACAAATTGCTACATGAATAGTTGGAGCAGTTGTACACATTCTACCATTGCCTTCGTTTTCAATCAGCCAAATAGCACCTTCACTTGAAATTGCAAAATTTACCCCGCTAATTCCCATCTCTAAACCTTCAAATTCATTTCTTAAATGAGTTCTAGCAATTGCATTTAATTTTTCAGGCTCACTTTCTTTAGCTACGCCTAATTTTTCGCTAAATAATTCTCCTATTTCATAACGATTTTTATGAATTGCAGGAACAACTATATGAACAGGAGTTTCATTACCTAATTGTAAAATCAGCTCTCCTAAATCAGTCTCAATTGCATTTAAGCCTTTGTGTTCTAAATAGTGATTTAAGCCTATTTCTTCACTAGCCATTGATTTGCCTTTTAAGACTTTACTGATTTTCTTTTCCATCATTAGCTCATAAATTATCTCACAAGCATCTTCTTTAGTATTTGCAAAATGCACTTTCATTCCATTTTTTGTGGCATTTTTTTCAAATTCTAATACCCTATCTTTTAAGGTATATAAAGCATTATTTTTAGCTTTTTGTGCTTTTGTTCTAAGCCCTTGCCAATCTTGAAATTTTGCATTTATTAGGTTTTTTCTTCTATCTTGTAAGGCGTGCATTGCAGAGCTTACATTTTCTCTCATTTGTTTATCAGCTAATTTAGTTTTAATTAATTCACTATGATTTTTCATATCTTTTCTCCTTGCATTCTAGCAGCTAAAAAGTCATATAAATGATAAGTTTTGATATCAAGACCCATTTTTGCAATAGTTCCACGAATGTTTAATAAACACCCACCATCAGCTGAAATTATAACCTTTGCTCCACTTTCAACTATATCATTTACTTTTGCAGTTGCCATAGCGTTTGAGATTTCAGGCTCTTTTACACTAAAAGTCCCACCAAATCCGCAACATTCTTCTTCATATTTAAGCTCAACTAATTCAACATTTTTAAGACTTCTTAATAAATTTTTAGAAGCTTCAATGCTTTTTTGCACTCTTAAAGCATGGCAATTGCTATGCCAAGTAACCTTAATAGGCTCTCCTTTATCTTCTATCTTAAATCCGATTTGTTCTAAATATTGACTAAGTTCTATTACTTTTGAGCTAAATTTTTTAATTTTTTCATAATTTGCGTCATCTTTAAAAAGCTCAACATAATCATGGCTCATCATACCACCGCAACTTCCACTAGGAATTACTACTGGTAAATCTTCACTAAATAATTCGGCATTATATAAAGCTACTTTTTTAGTATCTTTAAAATATCCTGTGTTATAACTTGGCTGACCGCAACAGGTTTGATCTTTTTTAAAAATCACTTCAACTCCAGCACTTCTTAAAAGCTTAATAGAGTTTAAAATAGTATTCTGCATAGCAGCACTTGCTAGACAGGTCGCATAAAAATATACTTTTTTTTGCATTTTTAACCCTTTTTAATAAAATGATAATTTATTATATAACTTTAAAAATATTAAAGGGTTAAAATGGTTTTTTATGCGATTATTTTTTTAAATGTGTTGATTTATTTACTTGAATTTTTATTTGGTAAATCTGTATTTATAAATAACTTTGCACTTTATTATGGAAGTGATTTTTATACATTTTTTACCTACTCGTTTTTGCACGGAGATTTTGAGCATATTTTTATGAATATGGTAATGCTTTTTATGCTATCTCAAATTCTTAGATTTTTAAATATCAAACACTTACTAATTGTATATTTTGTAGGTGCAATTATTTCATCTTTGGGGTATTATTATTTAATGATAAATATGGGATATTATAATTTCATTTTACTTGGAGCTAGTGGAGCTATTAGTGCTTTGATGGGTTATGCTGCAATTATTTTAAGACAAAATGGATTTTTAATAGCTATTGTAGTAACTAGTATAATTTCTGCTGTGATTTTTCAAAATATTGCTTGGCAGGCTCATATTTTTGGTGCTATTTTTGGCATAATCTATGCTTATGGAATTTATTTTTTTAAGGAGATAGAATGAAAAATTTTTTAAAAGGTTTTAGCTTATGCTTTAGTTTATTTATATTCTTTATATTAGGATTAATATCTACTAAAATTTATGAGTATTTAATAAATAAAGATGAAATTGTTATTGAGCAAACAATAGAAGTAGAAAAAAGATTAAATTATGATTCTTATATTTCAAATCCAAAATTTACTATGACAAAACAACTTAGTGTAAAAGAAAATCTAAATGAAAATGAAAAGAATGAAATAGAAGAATTATTCTCTAAGGTATTAGAAAGAGTAAAAGAAAGTAATTTATGTGAAGG
This is a stretch of genomic DNA from Campylobacter sp. RM12651. It encodes these proteins:
- a CDS encoding GNAT family N-acetyltransferase, translated to MIIKATKTHLKDLLLIEEECFKNDCFKLGKNNFLYHIKKENIFIFLCDKKVAGYIMKLTYKNSIRIYSLAIKDEFKGLKIGTKLCEELINNAKVLNKEKIFLEVRVSNINAINLYKKFQFKEEKILKNYYSNEDGIKMTLILKPKN
- a CDS encoding glutamate-5-semialdehyde dehydrogenase: MIDILCKNAKNAKTKLAKLNSSIKKEVLNSCADEILANIDGLLKANLKDINDNSNLKSAFVDRLRLNENRINNMISTLRNVALLDDVVGRVVFGKTLENGLKMQQIKVPLGVVAIIFESRPNVCVDAFALCFKSSNVVILRGGKEALNTNLFLVSIFQKVLKRFDLDENFVQIVSDTNRDLVKELLRANDYIDVVIPRGSASLINEIKNNSLIPCIQTGVGNCHIYVDYNAKIDDAINIINNAKTQRPGVCNSVETLLINKNIASEILPLLESKMPNVELRVCAKCEKFLKNYKKANDSDWEEEFEDLILAIKIVDDINEAILHIQKYSTNHSEAIISQDYTNINKFLDEIDSAVLYVNASTRFSDGAEFGYAAEIGISTQKLHARGPMGLNELTTTKYQIIGNAHIRK
- the proB gene encoding glutamate 5-kinase, with amino-acid sequence MNENLKINLKDSKRIVIKVGTSTLTYENGNLNLGLINKLAWVLADLKNQGKEVVLVTSGAIGVGSKKLGFKQRPTITMEKQAAAAIGQAELMHIYQNAFANFSSFVAQVLLTKDDFEIEQRKQNTENTLNTLLKYEIIPIINANDTISTYEIEFSDNDSLSASVACLIKADLLIILSDIDAFYTSNPKNNPNAKRISYVEKITDEIMQMGGDKGSEFSIGGMKTKLQAASNCAKNGVRMAILNGSNPMNISELISGADIGTIFDKE
- a CDS encoding lactate utilization protein C gives rise to the protein MNKRIEEISNRSRNQILNAIECGVRHELNDKSIDPSVHIKQSDNPLEETKTKMSENKFEVHEVSGLENVYDEINKITSSYGYSSLIYPKSLSADVEKINASKKVCFDKSVEELRSEVFHSDFSVIDVEFAISSHGVACVKSSANQPRMLSLAPMLCIMLLDKTKIEPSLASGLARIKAENEILPTNILYIAGPSRTSDIELVTVFGVHGSQKVHIIFY
- a CDS encoding LutB/LldF family L-lactate oxidation iron-sulfur protein; its protein translation is MKNHSELIKTKLADKQMRENVSSAMHALQDRRKNLINAKFQDWQGLRTKAQKAKNNALYTLKDRVLEFEKNATKNGMKVHFANTKEDACEIIYELMMEKKISKVLKGKSMASEEIGLNHYLEHKGLNAIETDLGELILQLGNETPVHIVVPAIHKNRYEIGELFSEKLGVAKESEPEKLNAIARTHLRNEFEGLEMGISGVNFAISSEGAIWLIENEGNGRMCTTAPTIHVAICGIEKIVESFTDAATTDTLLTPSATGQFIPAYNNIITGPRKADELDGPKEVHIILFNNHRTNILSNEDYYEALRCIRCGACMNFCPVYDKIGGHSYDAVYPGPIGEVISPQLFGMKEHGDILSLCSLCGRCSEVCPVKIPLDSMIRKLRRDKIGEAGDNAPLGANELEHSAMESYGFAKFADIATSPKMWRVAIGNASKFNWLLQSLGTSLPVLKNWATYKDLPELKGNIYKELENLEGVSYE
- a CDS encoding (Fe-S)-binding protein codes for the protein MQKKVYFYATCLASAAMQNTILNSIKLLRSAGVEVIFKKDQTCCGQPSYNTGYFKDTKKVALYNAELFSEDLPVVIPSGSCGGMMSHDYVELFKDDANYEKIKKFSSKVIELSQYLEQIGFKIEDKGEPIKVTWHSNCHALRVQKSIEASKNLLRSLKNVELVELKYEEECCGFGGTFSVKEPEISNAMATAKVNDIVESGAKVIISADGGCLLNIRGTIAKMGLDIKTYHLYDFLAARMQGEKI
- a CDS encoding rhomboid family intramembrane serine protease — protein: MVFYAIIFLNVLIYLLEFLFGKSVFINNFALYYGSDFYTFFTYSFLHGDFEHIFMNMVMLFMLSQILRFLNIKHLLIVYFVGAIISSLGYYYLMINMGYYNFILLGASGAISALMGYAAIILRQNGFLIAIVVTSIISAVIFQNIAWQAHIFGAIFGIIYAYGIYFFKEIE